A part of Streptococcus porcinus genomic DNA contains:
- a CDS encoding MetQ/NlpA family ABC transporter substrate-binding protein: protein MLHKKIITFVGILLTSTVLVACGNAKTDKNTITVGVMTKTTSDDARWKKVEDLLKKDGIKLKYKEFTDYSQPNKAVANGEVDINAFQHYNFLANWNKENKENLVAIAETYISPIHLFSGTSQKGKAKYKSVSELPKAGQIAVPNDATNESRALYVLQAAGLIKLDVSGDQLATIANITENKKDLDIKELDASQTARALSSADAAIVNNSYAVPAKIDFKTSLYKEKVDKNSKQWINILAGKKDWKSSNKAAAIKKLVKAYHTDDLKKVVEKTSKGVDVPVW from the coding sequence ATGTTACATAAAAAAATAATCACTTTTGTAGGTATTCTACTAACTTCAACAGTATTAGTTGCATGTGGAAATGCTAAAACAGATAAAAATACGATTACTGTAGGTGTTATGACTAAAACAACTTCGGATGACGCTAGGTGGAAGAAAGTTGAAGACTTACTAAAAAAAGATGGTATTAAGTTGAAATATAAAGAATTTACAGATTACTCACAACCTAATAAAGCTGTAGCTAATGGTGAGGTTGATATTAATGCTTTTCAACATTATAACTTTTTGGCTAACTGGAATAAGGAAAATAAAGAAAATTTAGTAGCAATTGCTGAAACCTATATTAGTCCTATTCATCTATTCTCTGGAACAAGCCAAAAAGGAAAAGCAAAGTACAAATCAGTTAGTGAACTGCCAAAAGCGGGACAAATTGCGGTGCCAAATGATGCGACAAATGAGAGTCGTGCCCTCTATGTTTTGCAAGCAGCAGGTCTAATCAAGCTAGATGTTTCTGGTGATCAATTAGCAACAATTGCTAATATTACTGAAAACAAAAAAGATTTAGATATTAAGGAACTTGATGCAAGTCAGACTGCGAGAGCTCTTTCATCAGCTGATGCTGCAATTGTGAATAATAGTTATGCAGTACCAGCTAAAATTGATTTTAAAACCTCTTTATATAAAGAGAAAGTTGATAAAAATTCTAAACAATGGATTAATATCTTAGCAGGTAAAAAAGATTGGAAATCGTCCAATAAAGCAGCAGCAATTAAAAAGTTAGTTAAAGCATATCATACTGATGACTTGAAGAAAGTTGTCGAAAAAACGTCTAAGGGAGTTGACGTTCCTGTTTGGTAA